Proteins from one Gimesia maris genomic window:
- a CDS encoding leucine-rich repeat domain-containing protein encodes MMRKPSRKIFVLLVLSITVAGVAYVWHDTPEAERSVVQQQAPPPEPTAQATLQRLKQLGARWKRNQHGQVYWLFLKRLPLADDDLTVLKELPEVQTLTLRGVHTIKGNHFTDDGLRYVGQLKKLRYLDLSVNYQLTDAGMRHLESLKQLEHLDLSGCRRFTDASGKSLAQLTSLRTLKLRQTSLTPDVLTALSQLPELKHLAVKYSKGMWLNENTIVPLEKMPLEELEGMLIKDENLPLIAQMKSLKSLPFEQDRSIKDDQLSYLTHIRQIKKLNIVLTRGTSDTSQLIQLQALPELETLSISLGNSTEGDPLDRSGLLALAKIPALKELGIGLVNVPILEAISHCTQVQKLNLNVDTSQFQPTDLAYLKEMSRLKDLTVQIALVSDDLWATLGQVKSLEEISFNWGWPPQKEPPPFSMTSLKQLQNLPRLKGLDLNGFPVTDEGLGYLGQCRTLERLGLNNAPITNAGLLQLRHLSQLKKLSFYGSKIDREPAEELHQFIPQCQIEDNWCCGCMTIYADRRLTQK; translated from the coding sequence ATGATGCGTAAACCATCCCGAAAGATTTTCGTTCTGCTGGTCCTCAGTATCACAGTCGCTGGCGTTGCCTATGTGTGGCACGATACGCCCGAAGCCGAGCGATCCGTGGTGCAGCAGCAGGCTCCGCCTCCAGAGCCGACTGCTCAGGCAACGCTGCAGAGACTGAAACAGCTGGGAGCCCGCTGGAAACGCAACCAGCACGGGCAGGTTTACTGGCTCTTTCTGAAACGTCTCCCCCTGGCCGATGACGATCTGACCGTACTGAAAGAACTGCCCGAAGTGCAGACGCTGACCCTGCGCGGCGTGCATACCATCAAAGGGAACCACTTCACCGATGACGGCCTGCGTTACGTGGGGCAATTGAAAAAACTGCGTTATCTCGACCTGAGTGTGAATTACCAGCTGACCGATGCGGGGATGCGTCATCTGGAGTCGCTCAAACAATTAGAGCATCTCGATCTGAGCGGCTGTCGCAGATTCACAGACGCCAGCGGAAAGTCACTGGCACAACTGACCAGCCTGCGGACACTGAAGCTGAGACAGACCTCGTTAACTCCAGATGTTCTGACTGCCTTGAGCCAGTTACCGGAACTGAAGCATCTGGCAGTCAAATATTCTAAAGGCATGTGGCTGAATGAAAACACGATTGTCCCTTTAGAAAAAATGCCCCTGGAAGAGTTGGAGGGTATGCTGATTAAGGATGAGAATCTTCCCTTAATCGCGCAGATGAAATCATTGAAGTCGCTCCCCTTTGAACAGGACAGGTCGATCAAAGATGATCAACTGAGTTACCTCACTCATATCAGACAGATAAAAAAATTGAATATCGTTCTCACCCGGGGAACCAGCGATACCTCGCAACTGATACAACTTCAGGCGCTGCCTGAACTGGAGACGCTTTCGATCAGTCTCGGGAATAGCACTGAAGGAGATCCGCTCGACCGATCGGGACTACTTGCCTTGGCAAAGATTCCTGCTCTGAAAGAGTTGGGAATAGGCTTAGTGAATGTACCGATACTGGAAGCAATCAGCCACTGCACTCAGGTCCAGAAACTGAATCTCAACGTAGATACCAGTCAGTTTCAACCGACCGATCTGGCGTACCTGAAAGAGATGAGTCGCCTGAAGGATCTCACAGTGCAGATTGCGCTCGTTTCGGACGATCTCTGGGCGACGCTGGGGCAGGTGAAGTCTCTCGAAGAAATTTCGTTTAACTGGGGTTGGCCGCCACAAAAGGAACCCCCGCCGTTTTCGATGACCAGCCTGAAACAGCTCCAGAACTTACCCCGTCTCAAGGGGCTGGACCTGAATGGTTTTCCTGTGACCGATGAGGGACTGGGTTACCTCGGTCAATGTCGAACTCTCGAAAGACTGGGGCTGAATAATGCTCCGATTACGAATGCGGGACTGCTGCAGTTACGCCATCTGTCTCAACTGAAGAAGCTCAGTTTTTATGGCAGCAAAATTGACAGGGAGCCGGCTGAGGAACTGCATCAATTCATACCGCAGTGTCAAATTGAAGATAACTGGTGCTGTGGCTGCATGACCATTTATGCAGATCGACGTCTCACTCAGAAATAA
- a CDS encoding DUF4304 domain-containing protein, with the protein MITTQHLKNAMHAELKPRGFQRKGSNWYLSGAQVIAVLNLQKSQYGGTYFLNLGFWLQQIEHNDFPRAHQCHITARASSLWPEGTPRPEAGPPRIADLLNLDDYPCDDTKRLDQLRRFIADKLVPVFKAGVTLEGLNQLLAEDDEFQITLAARNALGLAPLD; encoded by the coding sequence ATGATCACAACACAGCACCTGAAAAATGCGATGCATGCGGAACTGAAGCCGCGTGGATTTCAACGCAAGGGTTCGAACTGGTATCTGTCCGGTGCGCAGGTCATAGCGGTGTTAAACCTGCAGAAGTCACAATATGGCGGGACTTATTTTCTTAATCTTGGCTTCTGGCTGCAGCAGATAGAACACAACGATTTCCCCCGCGCGCATCAGTGTCATATTACTGCACGCGCCAGTTCTCTCTGGCCTGAGGGAACGCCTCGCCCGGAAGCAGGTCCGCCTCGCATCGCCGACCTGTTGAATCTCGACGACTATCCCTGTGACGATACGAAGCGACTTGACCAACTCAGACGATTTATCGCAGACAAACTGGTACCTGTATTTAAAGCAGGTGTCACCCTGGAAGGACTCAATCAATTGCTGGCGGAAGACGATGAGTTCCAGATTACCCTGGCAGCACGGAATGCTCTGGGATTAGCGCCACTTGACTGA
- a CDS encoding potassium channel family protein, which yields MSDSESLFSGDTIQRSQPGHSRPFRKIMTGIALFFTICLVAVIGYVSAGWKLEDSIYMVIITIFGVGYGEVQPIESSGLRALTIMVIIAGYGAVIYTIGGFMQMVIDGELNRALGARRMTKEIERLNGHTIICGVGRMGSILAKSLYAAKKPFVVVDCDERRLKAAEDQGYWVINGDASEEYILEQAGIRRASVLATVLSADATNVFVTITAREMNPDVMIIARGENPKTEKKLLGCGANRVVLPTAIGASKVAQLIMRPTMENMLEQLTSEGAITDELGHFGLQFEELQVTAGSTFVNKTLDKIEVRSDRGFLVVAIRRADGEVEQNLASDTLLLEGDAVIVLVHSNDIPHLSEKFAAKGIKITYRGVTAEL from the coding sequence ATGTCAGATTCTGAATCATTATTCTCTGGAGATACGATTCAGCGAAGTCAGCCGGGGCATTCCCGACCGTTCCGAAAAATCATGACCGGGATTGCATTGTTCTTTACGATCTGTCTGGTTGCCGTCATCGGCTATGTCTCCGCCGGCTGGAAGCTGGAAGATTCGATCTACATGGTCATCATCACCATCTTCGGCGTCGGATATGGCGAAGTGCAGCCCATCGAATCGTCGGGGCTGCGGGCCTTGACGATCATGGTGATCATCGCCGGTTATGGCGCGGTGATCTATACCATCGGCGGGTTCATGCAGATGGTCATTGACGGCGAACTCAACCGTGCCCTGGGAGCGAGAAGAATGACAAAAGAAATAGAACGTCTGAATGGTCACACAATCATCTGTGGTGTCGGCCGCATGGGTTCGATCCTGGCGAAAAGTCTGTACGCCGCCAAAAAACCGTTCGTGGTTGTGGACTGTGACGAACGTCGCCTGAAGGCCGCTGAAGATCAGGGCTACTGGGTGATTAACGGCGATGCATCGGAGGAATACATCCTCGAACAGGCGGGCATCCGCCGGGCCTCCGTGCTGGCAACCGTCCTGTCAGCCGACGCGACGAATGTGTTCGTCACGATTACCGCGCGGGAAATGAACCCGGACGTGATGATCATCGCACGCGGCGAAAATCCCAAGACCGAAAAGAAGCTGCTGGGCTGCGGTGCGAACCGTGTGGTGCTGCCCACCGCGATCGGCGCGAGCAAAGTCGCGCAATTGATTATGCGACCGACGATGGAAAACATGCTGGAACAGCTTACCAGCGAAGGCGCGATTACTGACGAGTTGGGTCACTTCGGTCTGCAATTTGAAGAACTGCAGGTGACCGCGGGTTCGACGTTCGTAAACAAGACACTGGATAAGATCGAGGTTCGCAGCGATCGTGGTTTCCTGGTCGTCGCCATCCGCCGCGCCGATGGTGAAGTCGAACAGAATCTGGCTTCTGACACACTCCTGCTGGAAGGAGACGCCGTCATCGTACTGGTCCACAGCAATGATATTCCGCATCTGTCTGAAAAATTCGCCGCCAAGGGAATCAAGATTACCTATCGGGGTGTGACGGCGGAACTGTGA
- a CDS encoding glutamine synthetase III family protein, producing the protein MNFQQTPTGQLFNANVFSTATMKKRLPKQVYKQLISTIEGGHKLDCSTADVVASAIKDWAIEKGATHYAHVFYPLTGSTAEKHDSFLSPDGDGSAIAEFSGSQLIQGEPDGSSFPTGGIRATFEARGYTIWDVTSPAYILENSNGTTLCIPTAFVSWTGEALDKKTPVLRSMQALNIQAQRILKLFGHDDGKLVSSTAGPEQEYFLIDRNFYYARPDLLNSGRTLFGAKPPKGQEFDDHYFGAIPDRVLAFMFEAERELFKLGIPIKTRHNEVAPGQFEIAPLFESANIATDHQQLLMTTLRRTAEKHGMVCLTHEKPFAGVNGSGKHVNWSMGSASQGNLLDPGDTPHENAQFLLFCGAVIRAVHKFQGLLRAVVASASNDHRLGANEAPPAIISIFLGDQLTDVFEQIKAGGANSSIPKGTLTVGADVLPPLPKDAGDRNRTSPFAFTGNRFEFRAVGSNQSIAGPLVAMNTIVADSLEYCATKLEEATGGDPSKLHGELQKLLTEIMNEHGSIIFNGDGYSDEWHEEAAKRGLLNLKTTVDALPVLETQEVKDLFTKYEVLSERELASRLEIYLEQYIMSIKVELNLTVKIAKTMIFPAAIRYQGELVSNCASLKMLDYDFDTNTLDKVTELVKSLQDGISELEAAAAGSESEDMLSEATHCCHTILPLMNKVRATADELEGIVADDLWPLPTYQEMLFIK; encoded by the coding sequence ATGAACTTCCAGCAGACACCGACCGGTCAGCTGTTTAACGCAAATGTCTTTTCTACAGCGACCATGAAAAAGCGTCTGCCCAAGCAGGTTTACAAACAGTTGATCAGCACCATCGAAGGGGGACATAAACTCGATTGCTCCACTGCAGACGTTGTGGCTTCCGCCATTAAAGACTGGGCGATTGAAAAAGGGGCCACTCACTACGCTCACGTTTTCTATCCCCTGACCGGTTCGACTGCGGAAAAGCACGACAGTTTCCTGTCTCCAGACGGTGACGGCAGTGCGATCGCCGAATTCAGTGGCTCACAGCTGATCCAGGGTGAACCCGATGGTTCCAGCTTCCCGACCGGTGGTATCCGCGCTACATTCGAAGCCCGCGGTTACACTATCTGGGACGTCACCAGCCCGGCTTACATTCTGGAAAATTCCAACGGTACGACACTCTGCATTCCGACCGCGTTCGTTTCCTGGACCGGCGAAGCACTCGACAAGAAAACCCCCGTCCTGCGTTCCATGCAGGCGTTGAACATTCAGGCACAGCGGATTCTGAAACTGTTTGGTCATGATGATGGCAAACTGGTTTCTTCCACCGCCGGTCCCGAACAGGAATATTTCCTGATCGACCGTAACTTCTACTACGCCCGTCCCGACCTGTTAAACTCCGGTCGTACTTTATTCGGTGCCAAACCGCCTAAAGGTCAGGAATTTGACGATCACTACTTTGGTGCCATCCCCGACCGCGTTCTGGCCTTCATGTTTGAAGCCGAACGCGAACTGTTTAAACTGGGTATTCCTATCAAAACCCGTCACAACGAAGTGGCTCCCGGGCAGTTTGAAATCGCACCTTTGTTTGAATCTGCCAACATCGCAACCGACCATCAGCAATTGCTGATGACCACGCTGCGTCGGACTGCTGAAAAGCATGGCATGGTTTGCCTGACTCACGAAAAACCGTTTGCGGGCGTCAATGGTTCTGGTAAGCACGTCAACTGGTCCATGGGCAGTGCCTCACAGGGCAACCTGCTGGATCCCGGCGATACTCCTCACGAAAATGCACAGTTCCTGCTGTTCTGTGGTGCCGTCATTCGTGCCGTCCATAAATTCCAGGGACTGCTGCGAGCCGTTGTCGCATCTGCCAGCAACGATCATCGCCTGGGTGCCAACGAAGCACCTCCCGCGATTATCTCGATCTTCCTGGGCGATCAGTTGACCGACGTCTTCGAGCAGATCAAAGCCGGCGGAGCCAATTCATCGATTCCTAAAGGGACTCTGACCGTGGGAGCCGACGTGCTGCCACCACTGCCCAAAGATGCCGGCGACCGTAACCGAACCAGTCCGTTTGCCTTCACCGGTAACCGGTTTGAATTCCGTGCTGTCGGTTCAAATCAGTCCATCGCAGGTCCCCTGGTCGCGATGAACACCATCGTGGCTGACTCACTGGAGTACTGTGCAACCAAACTGGAAGAAGCCACCGGCGGCGACCCCAGCAAGCTGCACGGCGAACTGCAGAAACTGTTGACGGAAATCATGAACGAGCATGGTTCGATCATCTTTAACGGCGACGGATACAGCGACGAATGGCATGAAGAAGCTGCTAAACGCGGCCTGTTGAACCTCAAGACCACCGTCGATGCTCTGCCTGTTCTGGAAACACAGGAAGTCAAAGACCTGTTTACCAAATACGAAGTCCTTTCCGAACGCGAGCTGGCCAGCCGCCTGGAAATCTACCTCGAACAGTACATCATGTCGATCAAAGTGGAACTCAACCTGACGGTCAAAATCGCGAAGACCATGATCTTCCCGGCTGCGATCCGTTACCAGGGCGAACTGGTTTCCAACTGTGCCAGCCTGAAAATGCTGGATTACGATTTCGACACGAACACGCTGGACAAGGTGACTGAACTGGTCAAGTCGCTGCAGGATGGCATCTCCGAACTGGAAGCGGCTGCTGCCGGAAGCGAGTCGGAAGACATGCTGTCTGAAGCCACCCACTGCTGCCACACGATTCTGCCTTTGATGAACAAGGTGCGTGCGACAGCCGATGAACTGGAAGGGATTGTGGCTGACGATCTGTGGCCACTGCCGACTTACCAGGAAATGCTGTTCATTAAATAA